From Bacillus marinisedimentorum, one genomic window encodes:
- a CDS encoding two-component system sensor histidine kinase NtrB: protein MGSQSARLPGSEKDCDITTEMRFVLGLNGEVLEMNENAARVLGDKKERFYDYFHPSHRDTVFQFLKEISDNGFARRFSLYHSMEEGNVLTLYNGKRSGEFLYLAGMPDVRVLAENQVPLHQLLKLSDKDLVIREFLSQKLDLSIVMLNRNNELIFCNEAFSKLFGLACGPVFEGRTISELETDIPLKGELKKFVQDLRSSGKTIERYYYEDESLYHIQGVYIPDSDSLFMCIHDRSYQQRFEKLMLYKQQMESVSQLAAGVAHELRNPLSVIRGFLQLSFLTNDWKKYYHTILSEVTRMNEIIEDFLSVSRKKITKRKQIPADIFHSLIYIIRSECLLHDITFEYQIEETEREVEVNEGMIKQILLNLLRNSIEAYEGIKKDRKFILQTYVSDSEYVVNVCDHGPGIPAEVLEQLGKPFFTTKENGNGVGIPLSKNIIENHGGTFSVESEPDRGTRTTFTLPFV from the coding sequence TTGGGTTCACAGTCAGCAAGGCTGCCGGGGAGTGAAAAAGACTGCGACATTACGACAGAAATGCGTTTTGTCCTTGGCCTCAATGGTGAAGTATTGGAAATGAATGAGAACGCTGCCCGGGTTCTGGGTGACAAAAAAGAGCGTTTTTACGACTATTTTCATCCATCACATCGTGATACAGTTTTTCAATTTTTGAAAGAAATTTCAGATAACGGGTTTGCCCGGCGTTTTTCTCTGTATCATTCCATGGAAGAAGGCAATGTATTAACTTTATATAATGGAAAGCGGTCAGGTGAATTTCTGTATCTGGCTGGTATGCCGGATGTTCGGGTTCTGGCGGAAAACCAGGTTCCGCTCCATCAATTGCTTAAATTGTCGGACAAAGATTTGGTCATAAGGGAGTTTTTGAGTCAAAAGCTTGATCTTTCGATTGTTATGCTGAACAGGAACAATGAACTGATTTTTTGTAATGAAGCCTTCAGTAAACTGTTTGGCCTGGCATGCGGACCTGTTTTTGAAGGCAGGACCATTTCTGAACTTGAAACGGATATTCCTTTAAAGGGAGAACTGAAGAAATTCGTTCAGGATTTACGCAGCAGCGGGAAGACGATCGAACGCTATTATTATGAAGATGAATCGCTTTATCATATCCAGGGGGTCTATATTCCGGACAGCGACTCGCTTTTCATGTGCATACATGACCGTTCATATCAGCAGCGATTCGAAAAGCTGATGTTATATAAACAGCAGATGGAATCTGTTTCACAGCTGGCCGCCGGAGTGGCCCATGAACTCCGGAATCCACTTTCCGTCATCAGAGGGTTTTTGCAGCTTTCTTTCCTTACAAATGACTGGAAGAAATACTATCATACCATCCTTTCAGAAGTGACGAGAATGAATGAAATCATTGAGGACTTTTTATCTGTTTCCAGAAAGAAAATAACCAAGAGAAAGCAAATTCCGGCCGACATTTTCCACTCTTTGATTTACATCATCAGATCAGAATGTCTCTTGCATGATATAACTTTTGAATATCAAATTGAGGAAACGGAGCGGGAAGTGGAAGTTAATGAAGGGATGATCAAGCAGATTCTTCTAAATCTGCTCCGGAACAGCATTGAAGCCTACGAAGGCATTAAAAAAGACCGGAAGTTTATCCTTCAGACATATGTGTCCGACAGTGAATATGTTGTGAATGTGTGTGACCATGGGCCAGGAATTCCTGCAGAGGTTCTTGAGCAGCTGGGTAAACCGTTTTTCACCACTAAAGAGAACGGAAATGGCGTCGGAATTCCTCTGAGCAAAAATATTATTGAGAATCATGGCGGTACCTTTTCAGTTGAAAGTGAACCGGATCGGGGAACACGAACGACATTCACTCTGCCGTTTGTCTGA
- a CDS encoding sensor histidine kinase, translating into MLNRIKTWSRTYFFQISAALVTLVLISSIIIVVLLDINMSDKMKEVQLSKHEEGAEASYFVLEPQLYGLIDKLADLERSYPDFRSHYMQDGKEYLDTSEGFTSLFFINKFNGKIDWLSGSDNRIEGNIPDLDAIKKAYNGEYSFSGRYEAGNQDYILVAGPVHDNGVITGVLGGAVSLDHNAIFQRSLKPLEKDTMIYLLDKNGKVLGTNSPVIQDYRVNEEVYRILEEKNDVQSGLASHFDDGTNLYSYYPLDDLDWSMVIQTPNKYIYEPVEEVRRYNFLVLLLILFFSILFAALIAARMQRPILDLISQIKHSKGKPLPHQVSVKGNTELETLVDVYNTFSHDMHEEQQKRFAQQKVLLQNEKLATVGRLSAGIVHEIRNPLTPIRGFLQLIRTDVSKDKIQYVDLAIDELDRANMLVNSLLEFSRPGNEKQKMLPVNLNELFEQVNLLVEANLYKKNILYSYQIPEGLPPVWGNKDALIQVLYNLCNNAIEAMEGQETGKLELKAAAGDENCVITVKDTGKGMSKEELNNVAKPFFTTKKTGTGLGLFMTKEIIQEHDGSLHIDSMAGKGTVVTLSLPVMAGGKK; encoded by the coding sequence ATGTTGAACCGTATAAAAACCTGGTCCAGAACCTATTTTTTTCAAATATCTGCAGCGCTTGTCACGCTTGTATTGATATCCAGCATCATCATTGTGGTCCTGCTGGACATCAATATGTCGGATAAAATGAAAGAAGTTCAGCTTTCCAAGCATGAGGAGGGGGCGGAAGCGAGCTATTTCGTTTTGGAGCCCCAGCTGTACGGATTGATCGACAAACTGGCCGATCTGGAAAGGAGTTATCCGGATTTCCGCAGCCATTATATGCAGGATGGCAAGGAATATCTCGATACCTCCGAAGGATTCACTTCACTTTTTTTTATAAATAAATTTAACGGAAAAATTGATTGGCTGTCCGGAAGTGATAACCGGATTGAGGGGAATATCCCTGATCTTGATGCAATTAAAAAGGCTTATAACGGCGAATATTCGTTCAGCGGACGTTATGAGGCCGGGAATCAGGACTATATCCTGGTTGCTGGCCCTGTCCATGATAATGGGGTCATCACGGGCGTGCTTGGCGGAGCTGTCTCACTGGATCATAACGCTATTTTTCAACGGTCGCTGAAGCCGCTTGAAAAGGATACAATGATATATTTGCTTGATAAGAACGGGAAAGTGCTCGGCACAAACAGCCCGGTTATACAAGATTACCGGGTGAATGAAGAGGTTTACCGGATCCTTGAGGAAAAGAATGACGTCCAATCGGGACTTGCCAGCCATTTTGATGACGGGACCAATCTTTATTCCTATTACCCGCTCGATGACTTGGATTGGAGCATGGTCATTCAGACACCGAACAAGTATATTTATGAACCGGTGGAAGAAGTAAGGCGGTATAACTTTCTTGTGCTTTTATTGATTTTGTTTTTCAGCATATTATTTGCAGCTTTAATAGCGGCGCGGATGCAGCGTCCGATTTTGGACCTCATTTCACAAATCAAGCATTCGAAAGGAAAACCTCTTCCGCATCAAGTCAGCGTAAAAGGCAATACTGAACTTGAAACGCTTGTGGATGTATATAACACTTTTTCACATGACATGCATGAAGAACAGCAAAAACGGTTCGCACAGCAAAAGGTTCTTCTTCAAAATGAAAAGCTTGCGACAGTCGGCCGGCTTTCTGCGGGGATTGTTCACGAAATACGGAACCCCCTTACACCGATCCGCGGCTTTTTACAGCTCATCCGGACGGATGTTTCAAAGGACAAAATCCAGTACGTGGATCTTGCGATTGACGAACTTGACCGTGCCAACATGCTGGTCAATTCGCTGCTGGAATTCTCAAGGCCGGGCAATGAAAAACAGAAAATGCTGCCGGTCAACTTGAATGAACTGTTCGAACAGGTGAACCTTCTTGTAGAAGCAAACCTTTACAAAAAGAATATTTTATATTCTTATCAGATCCCTGAAGGACTGCCTCCTGTATGGGGAAACAAAGATGCTCTGATCCAGGTCCTCTACAATCTTTGCAATAATGCAATTGAAGCGATGGAGGGGCAAGAGACGGGCAAACTTGAACTTAAGGCAGCCGCAGGGGATGAAAATTGCGTCATAACCGTGAAGGATACCGGGAAGGGAATGAGTAAAGAGGAACTGAATAATGTCGCAAAGCCGTTTTTCACGACAAAAAAGACCGGCACAGGACTCGGGCTTTTCATGACAAAGGAAATCATCCAGGAACATGACGGAAGCCTGCATATTGACAGTATGGCTGGTAAAGGGACGGTTGTCACACTATCACTTCCTGTAATGGCCGGTGGCAAGAAATGA
- a CDS encoding sugar ABC transporter substrate-binding protein — MRKAYAIILVVFIIAALASIGFLKEAREREVKIGYHVVSLKHPYAERLAEEFEDEAVKRGFVPLIVSGKNDRLQEQKNIDFLIEQKVDAIFITALDGDFIVSAVKRANEAGIPVFAIDRKINGGKLTSTITSDNEDIGEQAAHYIVDRLTRRFGKPAGNVAEVKGLPDVSATIERSQGFHKVLSRYPGINISAEVYGDYDPIVSRNAALKIIEEQTEIDAIFAHNDDILKGVYSAFEEMKPGYRTIMVGVDGNPDILKLIKTTGKVDATLVQQANKIMTAALNAFEDHRNGKEVPEQLNIKASLYK; from the coding sequence ATGAGAAAGGCCTATGCAATCATCCTTGTTGTTTTTATAATAGCAGCCCTTGCCTCCATAGGATTTTTGAAAGAAGCGAGAGAACGTGAAGTGAAAATCGGGTATCACGTTGTCAGTCTCAAGCATCCGTATGCGGAACGCCTTGCTGAAGAATTTGAAGACGAAGCTGTAAAAAGAGGCTTTGTACCGCTTATTGTCAGTGGGAAAAATGACCGCCTCCAGGAGCAGAAGAATATCGATTTTTTAATTGAACAGAAAGTTGATGCAATATTTATAACTGCTCTTGATGGGGATTTTATCGTATCGGCAGTAAAGCGGGCAAACGAAGCAGGAATCCCTGTTTTCGCTATTGACCGCAAAATCAATGGCGGAAAGCTGACTTCCACAATCACATCAGATAATGAAGATATCGGTGAACAGGCAGCCCATTATATCGTGGACAGGCTTACGCGGCGTTTCGGAAAACCGGCGGGAAATGTTGCCGAAGTAAAAGGCCTGCCCGATGTTTCAGCAACAATTGAGAGGTCACAGGGATTTCACAAAGTCCTTTCCCGCTATCCCGGCATAAATATATCTGCTGAAGTGTATGGAGATTACGATCCGATTGTATCAAGAAATGCGGCTTTGAAAATTATAGAAGAGCAAACGGAAATTGATGCTATATTTGCACACAATGATGATATCCTTAAAGGAGTGTATTCGGCTTTTGAGGAAATGAAACCCGGATACAGAACAATCATGGTTGGCGTAGACGGCAACCCCGATATTCTGAAATTGATCAAAACGACTGGAAAGGTGGATGCCACGCTCGTACAGCAGGCCAATAAAATTATGACAGCAGCGCTCAATGCATTCGAAGACCACCGGAACGGCAAAGAGGTACCTGAACAGCTTAATATCAAAGCCTCTTTATACAAGTGA
- a CDS encoding Nif3-like dinuclear metal center hexameric protein: MKKAANGQEIIQAFEAFSPKAYAMEGDKIGLHIGTLNKPVTKVLTALDVTEEVVDEAAALGAELIIAHHPLIFHPLKKIATDTAYGRIIEKCLQQGIAVYAAHTNLDVAPGGVNDLLAERLGLGQTDVLVPTIEVKLKKLAVFVPEDDLERVRDAVSRAGAGHIGNYSHCTFQSPGTGTFLPQEGTNPYIGSQGKMEYVKEVRLETSFPEHLEKKVLAAMVKSHPYEEPAFDIYPLENKGEVLGLGRVGYLPDEMTLEQFAEHVKLTLDVPSVRIAGNMDEKVKKVAVLGGDGNKYWSNAKMKGADVYVTGDVYYHVAHDAVMQGLNVIDPGHNVEKVMKKGVKEYLDRYLSSKNLGTDVYASKIDTEPFTFR; this comes from the coding sequence ATGAAAAAAGCAGCGAACGGCCAGGAAATCATTCAGGCATTTGAGGCGTTTTCCCCAAAAGCATATGCGATGGAAGGAGACAAAATCGGCCTTCATATCGGAACTTTGAATAAGCCGGTGACAAAGGTGCTGACAGCGCTCGATGTCACAGAAGAAGTCGTAGATGAAGCGGCTGCTCTTGGAGCGGAACTGATTATTGCCCACCATCCGCTCATTTTCCATCCTCTAAAAAAAATCGCGACGGATACAGCATACGGCAGGATCATAGAAAAGTGCCTGCAGCAAGGGATTGCTGTTTACGCAGCCCACACAAATCTGGACGTTGCCCCTGGTGGTGTAAATGACCTGCTCGCTGAGAGGTTAGGCCTCGGCCAGACAGATGTTCTCGTCCCGACGATTGAAGTCAAGCTTAAAAAGCTGGCGGTGTTTGTCCCGGAAGATGACCTTGAGCGTGTCAGGGACGCTGTCAGCCGTGCAGGAGCCGGTCATATCGGTAATTATAGCCATTGCACCTTCCAGAGCCCTGGAACGGGAACCTTTTTGCCTCAAGAGGGCACGAACCCTTATATCGGAAGCCAGGGCAAAATGGAGTACGTCAAGGAAGTGAGGCTTGAAACGAGTTTCCCTGAACACCTCGAGAAAAAAGTACTTGCTGCAATGGTGAAGTCTCATCCGTATGAAGAGCCTGCTTTTGATATTTACCCCCTTGAAAATAAAGGCGAGGTGCTGGGTCTTGGACGGGTCGGCTATCTGCCGGATGAGATGACACTCGAACAATTTGCAGAACATGTCAAACTGACGTTGGATGTTCCTTCGGTAAGAATTGCCGGCAACATGGACGAAAAAGTGAAAAAAGTCGCCGTGCTCGGCGGTGACGGAAACAAGTACTGGTCAAACGCCAAAATGAAAGGAGCGGACGTATATGTCACTGGTGACGTCTATTATCATGTCGCCCATGATGCTGTGATGCAGGGGCTGAATGTTATCGATCCGGGACATAACGTTGAGAAGGTTATGAAAAAGGGTGTGAAGGAATATTTGGACAGATATCTATCTTCAAAGAACCTTGGCACGGATGTGTATGCTTCAAAGATTGATACAGAGCCGTTTACGTTTCGGTAA
- a CDS encoding DEAD/DEAH box helicase: MKETKFTRFNLQPFLIDAVETLGFYKPTEIQERIIPSILNGESAIGQSQTGTGKTHAYLLPVLNGIDTGRNEVQAVITAPTRELARQIYDELQKITKHQPEIHSKLIVGGTDRLRTIEKLKSQPHIIVGTPGRILDLMKENALRLNTAGVLVIDEADLMFDLGFIDEVDQIASRMPENLQFLVFSATIPEKLKPFLKKYMENPRFTHVAPKQAAAANIEHYAIPLRHRDRLELLVQLTETFNPFLVMIFANTKKSADEAADHLLSKGIEAGRMHGGLSPRERTKMLKDLKDARYQYVVATDLASRGIDIQGVSHVINLELPEDLDFYIHRVGRTARAGLSGTAYTLYTEKDEESLEKLEKRNISFHNVDLKNGELEDIGPRNKRKARKRQPDHIDETVRNKVKKPKKVKPGYKKKMKQQIETMKKRERRKRNK; encoded by the coding sequence ATGAAAGAAACGAAATTTACCCGCTTCAATTTACAACCATTTCTCATTGATGCAGTTGAAACATTGGGATTTTACAAACCTACGGAAATCCAGGAACGGATCATTCCTTCCATTTTGAACGGCGAAAGTGCAATCGGCCAATCCCAGACCGGGACAGGGAAAACGCACGCTTATTTGCTGCCTGTGCTAAACGGAATCGATACTGGCCGCAATGAAGTCCAGGCGGTCATCACCGCTCCGACAAGGGAGCTGGCCAGGCAAATTTATGATGAGCTGCAAAAGATCACAAAGCACCAGCCTGAAATTCACTCTAAGCTGATTGTCGGCGGAACGGACAGGCTCCGGACGATTGAAAAGCTGAAAAGCCAGCCGCATATCATCGTCGGGACGCCGGGGCGAATCCTTGATTTAATGAAGGAAAATGCCCTTCGCCTCAATACAGCGGGCGTACTTGTTATTGATGAAGCAGATTTGATGTTCGATCTTGGTTTCATTGATGAAGTCGATCAGATCGCATCCCGTATGCCGGAGAATTTACAATTTCTTGTATTTTCAGCCACGATTCCTGAAAAATTGAAGCCTTTCCTCAAGAAATATATGGAAAATCCGCGTTTTACGCATGTTGCGCCAAAGCAGGCTGCCGCAGCCAATATTGAGCATTATGCCATTCCGCTCAGACACAGGGATCGTCTGGAACTTCTCGTTCAGCTGACGGAAACATTCAATCCGTTTTTGGTGATGATTTTTGCCAATACAAAAAAATCAGCCGATGAAGCCGCTGATCATCTGTTATCAAAAGGCATTGAAGCAGGGCGCATGCATGGCGGACTCTCACCGAGGGAACGGACAAAAATGCTGAAGGACCTGAAAGACGCCCGTTACCAGTATGTCGTTGCCACCGATCTGGCATCGAGGGGCATTGATATCCAGGGTGTCAGCCATGTGATCAACCTTGAGCTTCCAGAGGATCTTGATTTTTATATCCACAGGGTCGGCCGGACAGCCAGGGCAGGATTATCAGGGACCGCATACACCCTTTATACGGAAAAGGATGAAGAAAGCCTCGAAAAGCTCGAAAAGCGAAACATCTCCTTCCATAATGTGGATTTGAAAAATGGCGAACTCGAAGATATCGGACCGCGCAATAAAAGAAAGGCGAGAAAACGGCAGCCTGACCACATCGACGAGACGGTCCGCAATAAAGTGAAAAAGCCGAAAAAAGTGAAACCGGGCTACAAGAAAAAAATGAAACAGCAGATTGAAACGATGAAGAAGCGGGAACGGCGCAAACGTAATAAATAA
- a CDS encoding tRNA (adenine(22)-N(1))-methyltransferase, which translates to MNELQLSTRLKKVAEWVPEGARLADIGSDHAYLPTYLALGAKIEKGIAGEVADGPLRSAREQIRKTGLQDLVEARKGNGLDVVETGEVNAVTIAGMGGLLIRDILDAGIDKLDSVERLILQPNVGAVNIRIWLADKGWTLIDEVILEEEDKVYEILVAEKGDPDKPYQGVDRKKALFLGPYLMRRNDKAFRKKWQRELLEWERVLQQLKQASRQEDVAAKKQVLQWKIDTVKEALL; encoded by the coding sequence ATGAATGAGCTACAGTTATCAACACGGTTAAAAAAAGTTGCCGAATGGGTTCCTGAGGGCGCGCGTCTTGCCGATATCGGCTCGGATCATGCCTACTTGCCTACGTATCTGGCTCTTGGCGCCAAAATCGAGAAAGGCATTGCCGGCGAAGTGGCAGACGGGCCGCTTCGTTCTGCCAGGGAGCAAATCAGAAAAACCGGGTTACAGGATCTTGTTGAAGCACGAAAAGGGAATGGGCTCGATGTAGTCGAAACGGGTGAGGTGAATGCTGTCACCATCGCCGGCATGGGAGGCCTGCTGATCCGTGATATCCTGGATGCGGGAATAGACAAGCTGGACAGTGTAGAAAGGCTTATCCTCCAACCGAACGTCGGCGCAGTCAATATCAGAATCTGGCTTGCTGATAAAGGCTGGACGCTTATTGATGAAGTCATTTTGGAGGAAGAAGACAAAGTCTATGAAATCCTTGTTGCCGAAAAAGGCGATCCCGATAAGCCGTATCAAGGCGTTGACCGGAAAAAGGCTCTTTTTCTTGGACCATATCTGATGCGGCGTAACGATAAAGCTTTTCGCAAGAAGTGGCAGCGGGAACTTTTAGAATGGGAACGTGTCCTTCAACAACTGAAGCAGGCATCAAGGCAGGAGGATGTTGCCGCGAAAAAACAGGTGCTGCAGTGGAAGATCGATACTGTAAAGGAGGCGCTATTATGA
- a CDS encoding deoxyribonuclease IV, whose protein sequence is MKLGSHVSMSGKKMLLGSSEEAVSYGATTFMIYTGAPQNTRRKAIEELNIETGRKHMSDNGIDEIIVHAPYIINIGNTAKPATFQLGVDFLRSEIERTQAIGAKQIVLHPGAHVGAGPDAGIKKIIEGLNEVLSSDNSDVQIALETMAGKGSEIGRSFDELAKIIDGVENNDRLSVCFDTCHTHDAGYDIVNGFDSVLKEFDDTIGLDRLKVLHINDSKNERGAGKDRHENIGFGHIGFEALSNIVHHPELADIPKILETPYVGVEKKDKKAPYKHEIAMIKDKLFDEELQNKIMSGK, encoded by the coding sequence ATGAAATTAGGTTCACATGTTTCAATGAGCGGTAAAAAAATGCTGCTTGGTTCCAGCGAGGAGGCAGTTTCCTACGGTGCCACTACGTTCATGATTTACACAGGAGCACCTCAAAATACAAGACGCAAAGCGATTGAGGAACTTAATATTGAAACCGGCCGCAAGCATATGAGCGACAATGGAATAGATGAAATTATTGTCCATGCCCCGTATATCATCAACATCGGAAATACCGCCAAGCCGGCAACATTTCAACTTGGTGTAGATTTCCTCCGTTCAGAAATCGAACGGACCCAGGCTATCGGAGCAAAGCAGATTGTCCTTCACCCGGGTGCCCATGTAGGTGCAGGGCCGGACGCGGGCATCAAGAAAATAATTGAAGGGTTGAATGAGGTATTGTCAAGCGATAACAGCGACGTGCAAATTGCCCTCGAAACGATGGCCGGTAAAGGTTCTGAAATCGGAAGGTCATTTGACGAGCTCGCAAAAATCATTGACGGCGTTGAAAATAATGACCGGCTTTCTGTTTGCTTTGACACTTGCCATACACATGATGCTGGGTATGACATCGTGAACGGCTTTGATTCGGTCCTGAAGGAATTTGACGATACTATCGGTCTTGACCGTTTAAAGGTTCTCCATATCAATGACAGTAAAAATGAGCGCGGTGCCGGAAAGGATCGGCACGAAAACATCGGTTTTGGCCATATCGGTTTTGAGGCTCTCAGCAATATTGTGCATCATCCGGAACTTGCCGATATCCCGAAAATTTTGGAGACCCCGTATGTCGGTGTTGAAAAGAAAGATAAAAAGGCGCCTTACAAACATGAAATTGCCATGATCAAAGACAAGCTTTTTGATGAAGAGCTGCAAAACAAAATAATGTCTGGAAAATAA
- a CDS encoding 4-hydroxy-3-methylbut-2-enyl diphosphate reductase, whose protein sequence is MEVIKISPRGYCYGVVDAMVIARNAAMDKSLPRPIYILGMIVHNKHVTDAFEEEGIITLDGKNRKDLLENIDTGTVIFTAHGVSPEVKQLARDKGLVVLDATCPDVTKTHDLIRTVKEKGYHVVYIGKKGHPEPEGAVGIAPDIVHLVQTEQDVMNLDIDNDKIIVTNQTTMSQWDVADIMELVQKKYPHAEMHREICMATQVRQEAVAEQAKGADLTLVVGDPRSNNSNRLAQVSEEVAGTKAYRIADVTEIDLEWLKGVEKVAVTAGASTPTPITKEVINFLSNYDENEETTWLRERKVTSTKILPKVKTKK, encoded by the coding sequence ATGGAGGTAATAAAAATATCACCACGCGGCTATTGTTATGGCGTAGTTGACGCGATGGTGATTGCACGCAATGCGGCAATGGATAAATCTTTGCCGCGTCCAATATACATTCTAGGAATGATCGTCCATAATAAGCATGTGACAGATGCGTTCGAAGAAGAAGGAATCATCACGCTGGACGGAAAAAACAGAAAGGATCTTCTTGAGAATATCGATACGGGAACGGTCATCTTCACCGCTCACGGAGTTTCACCCGAAGTGAAACAGCTTGCCCGGGATAAAGGACTCGTAGTCCTTGATGCCACGTGCCCTGATGTGACGAAAACACATGACCTGATCAGGACAGTAAAAGAAAAGGGCTACCACGTCGTTTATATCGGAAAAAAGGGACACCCTGAGCCTGAGGGTGCTGTAGGAATTGCACCAGACATCGTGCATCTCGTCCAGACGGAACAAGATGTCATGAATCTTGATATAGATAATGACAAAATCATTGTCACAAACCAGACGACGATGAGCCAATGGGATGTCGCCGACATAATGGAGCTTGTACAGAAAAAGTATCCACATGCTGAAATGCACCGGGAAATTTGCATGGCGACCCAGGTTCGTCAGGAAGCTGTCGCAGAGCAGGCGAAAGGTGCCGACTTGACACTTGTTGTCGGTGATCCGCGCAGCAATAACTCCAACCGCCTTGCCCAGGTGTCAGAAGAGGTTGCCGGCACGAAAGCATACAGGATTGCAGACGTGACAGAAATCGATCTTGAATGGCTGAAAGGTGTTGAGAAGGTGGCTGTCACGGCAGGAGCTTCCACTCCGACTCCGATCACGAAGGAAGTCATTAACTTTCTGTCGAATTACGACGAAAATGAGGAAACGACCTGGTTAAGGGAACGGAAAGTGACATCAACCAAAATACTGCCAAAAGTAAAAACAAAAAAATGA
- a CDS encoding DUF2624 domain-containing protein, with protein MNLFQSVVNQKLNTLDAEELLKYAALYKLNISKKEAQQIAAMMNGKNINIFNDSERKKLLQKIARQVNPELAKELHHLFKQFMKL; from the coding sequence ATGAATCTGTTTCAAAGTGTGGTCAATCAGAAATTGAATACTCTTGACGCTGAGGAACTTTTGAAATATGCGGCCCTTTACAAGCTGAACATCTCCAAAAAAGAAGCACAGCAAATCGCTGCGATGATGAATGGAAAGAACATCAACATCTTCAATGACAGCGAAAGGAAAAAGCTGCTCCAAAAAATTGCCCGGCAAGTAAATCCCGAGCTGGCAAAGGAACTGCATCACTTGTTCAAGCAATTTATGAAGCTTTAG
- a CDS encoding lytic transglycosylase domain-containing protein — protein sequence MGKLLNRYAAVLVIVVIALIGFYEFKLHEVKKEVYSLQAANEELAGKQMFDSFDKETGKNKNKLVNGYLTWKSGNEIANDLVKKSDGKFKKDWGVFMANEALRRDIDPYLVFELLKVESGGKFEPTLKGPETEYGHAYGMAQFMKNTAPWIAEMAGMPYEDELLFDPYYSIQLSIVYLDFLQKRFKDWDKALTAYHRGIYGMEKYIEENGHARSWYAEEIQESAEEHDFVASAR from the coding sequence GTGGGTAAACTGCTTAACCGATATGCCGCTGTACTTGTAATTGTGGTAATAGCGCTCATAGGCTTTTATGAATTTAAGTTGCATGAGGTGAAAAAGGAAGTGTACAGCCTGCAGGCCGCAAATGAAGAACTCGCGGGAAAACAGATGTTCGACTCGTTTGATAAAGAGACAGGTAAAAATAAGAACAAACTGGTTAACGGGTATCTAACCTGGAAAAGCGGAAATGAAATAGCCAATGACCTTGTGAAAAAAAGCGACGGAAAGTTCAAGAAAGACTGGGGTGTCTTCATGGCGAATGAGGCACTTCGCCGCGATATTGACCCATATCTTGTATTTGAGTTGTTGAAGGTGGAGTCAGGCGGGAAATTCGAACCGACATTAAAAGGACCAGAGACAGAATATGGACATGCATACGGAATGGCTCAATTCATGAAGAATACAGCTCCGTGGATTGCGGAAATGGCTGGAATGCCTTACGAAGATGAGTTGTTGTTTGATCCTTATTATTCCATCCAGCTGTCAATCGTTTACCTTGATTTCCTGCAGAAGAGATTCAAGGATTGGGACAAGGCACTGACTGCTTACCACCGCGGTATATATGGTATGGAAAAGTATATTGAGGAAAATGGGCACGCCAGAAGCTGGTATGCCGAAGAAATTCAGGAAAGTGCCGAAGAACATGATTTTGTCGCGTCAGCACGATGA